From the Theobroma cacao cultivar B97-61/B2 chromosome 2, Criollo_cocoa_genome_V2, whole genome shotgun sequence genome, one window contains:
- the LOC18610388 gene encoding 50S ribosomal protein L18, translated as MIQDLKSMAFANVPALQFKTCDVLGSNSKCLNFLPLQNRNLFVKTLVVEAKANTRTESAKIRNRRMRKKFNGNPRRPRLSVFCSDKQLYAMLVDDKNKKCLFYGSTLQKSIRDDPPCTIIEAAKRVGEKLVKACVDLNINEISYYDRNGFARGERMQAFEIAIAQHGFLPR; from the exons ATGATTCAAGACCTAAAAAGCATGGCTTTTGCAAATGTTCCTGCACTACAGTTCAAGACTTGTGATGTTCTTGGTTCCAATTCAAAATGTTTAAACTTCCTTCCCTTACAGAACAGAA ATCTTTTTGTGAAGACTCTAGTCGTTGAAGCAAAGGCAAATACTAGAACAGAAAGCGCGAAAATTAGAAACAGAAGAATGCGAAAGAAG TTTAATGGCAACCCTAGAAGACCAAGACTGTCGGTATTCTGTTCAGACAAGCAATTATATGCTATGTTGGTGGATGACAAAAACAAGAAGTGTTTATTTTACGGAAGCACTTTGCAGAAATCTATTCGCGACGATCCTCCTTGCACCATCATT GAAGCTGCTAAACGTGTTGGTGAAAAGCTTGTCAAAGCTTGTGTTGATCTTAACATAAACGAAATATCATATTATGATCGCAATGGATTTGCACGTGGCGAAAGAATGCAAGCCTTCGAGATTGCAATAGCTCAACATGGGTTCTTGCCGCGGTAG